DNA sequence from the Candidatus Cloacimonadota bacterium genome:
TCCCATTTTCCATATAAAATATCTTTCCCAAATCCTTGACATCAAAATTAGTTTCTTTAGAAAGTTTCGGAAAATTGAAATAATTAAAGGAGCATTATGGCAAGAGAACGTTGGGGCAATCGAAGTGCCTTTATTATGGCAGCAATCGGATCGGCGATTGGCTTGGGCAATGTGTGGCGATTCCCATATGAAGCATATTCAAACGGTGGTGGCGCTTTCTTTATACCGTATGTTATCGCTCTTATTACCACTGGCATTCCATTAGTTGCATTAGAGTATTATCTTGGAGTAAGGCATCAAACCGGACCTTCCGAAGCCTATGGATTTATTCGAAAGCACACAAATTACATTGGCTGGTTCGCTTTGGGAACTGCCGGGATGATCACTGCTTATTATGCGGTAATAATGGGATGGTCTTGGACTTTCCTCTATCACTCCATCGGCGTAAAATGGGCTGGTGTCGAAAAAGAATTTTTCCATTCGAATATTTTAGGGATTTCTGATCATATTACAAATTTTGGGGGTTTGCAATGGCCTATAATTATTGGACTTTTCCTTACTTGGCTTTCCATATTCTTAATTATTTTCAAGGGAGTAAAAATTGTTGGAAAAGTGGTGAACTGGACAGTCGGCTTGCCCTGGCTAATGTTATTTATTTTAATAATCAGAGGAATTACACTTAAGGGAGCGGGCGGTGGCTTGGATTATTATTTGAAACCAGAATTTTCCCAGCTGCTGAATCCGAACGTTTGGCTAGCCGCTTACGGACAGATATTCTTCTCACTTTCACTTGGCTTTGGCATAATGATCGCCTATGCATCCTATCTTCCTAAGGATTCTGATATCAACACAAATGCATGGATCGTTTCCTTTGCAAACTGCGCTACTTCATTTTTTGCAGGTTTCGCTGTTTTTTCAATCCTAGGATATCTCGCTTTCCATTCCGGAGTTCCTGTAGATCAAGTAGTGGATGCAGGACCAGGTTTGGTATTTGTTACATATCCAGCAGCTATTGCTCAATTGCCTGGTGGAATAATCGCTCAGTCTATTTTTGGCATTTTATTCTTTATAATGCTTCTCACACTCGGTATAGATTCTGCGTTTTCTTTGTCAGAAGCCATTGTTACCGGCTTGAAAGATTCGTTCAAAATAAAACGCGAAACGGTTGTGCTCTGGGTCTGTTCTGTGGGATTTCTCATCGGATTATTTTATGCATCAAGAGCTGGTTTGTATTGGCTGGATGTTGTTGATCACTGGATGAATTGGGGACTGGTAATCGTCGGTTTGTTAGAGGCAATTCTCATCGGCTGGTTTTATAATACAAAAAAAGTTATTCAGGACATGGATTCTACTTCAGCCATAAAATTCGGCAATCTGTGGGTGTTTTCTGTGAAATACTTCACTCCTGCAATCCTTCTGATCACAATAATTTCTAGTATCGTAAAAGAAATTACCAAACCTTATGGTGGTGGAAGTTATCCTATCTGGACTTTGATGCTCGGAGGATGGATAATGCTAATCACTATTTTATATATTTCTATCATTATTCAAAACAGAAATGAATTTACCCGAATGAAAAATATGATTATAAAAATCGCAGGTGGAATTTTATCATATTTGGGGTTTTGCTATTCTTTCTATCTTTTTTATAGTGCTGATAAAATCATTTACCCAATTAGTGTGTTGATCATTTCGATAATCGTTGCATTCCTCACATTTGTGGAAAGAGAATCCAAAAATATTAAAGAGATTAAAAAATCGGAGATAAAATGAGCGCTTTAGCAATAATTATGGGAATTGTTTTTTTCATTATCCTGTTTGGCGGCACGGCATACGGATTATTGAAGCTAAAAAAATAATTCACCTTATCCTTCCCTTTATCCACAAGATCACGAAAAAAAAATATTTTAAAAAATTACATAAATATATTCTGTGAATTTTTTATTTTTTTGCCTGCCTTGTGAAATACCGTTTTCCTTCCTATTTCATCAATATGGCTAATTTGTTTTGTTAGTCGCTAATTTTACTTTTAAGACAACTCAAGTACTTTAACAACCAATTTTTCTATTCCTTTACTTACCCACGAAATACTCGGTCCGAGCATATAGGCAGGGGTGGTTACAACATTATTTACTTCATCGTAAACAATTTCATCCACAGGACAATTAATATGGTTTGCTCCCAATTTTTCGATAATTTTTGCGGTACCTAAATCATTTCCGATCGTTAGTTTTGGTTTGAACTTGCCGAGAACTTTGGCAGCAAGAACGGGTGCAATACATATAAATCCAAGTGATTTGTTCGCTTTGTGCATTTCCAAAATCAAATCTTCTGTGGATTTCATCACGGACATATCTGCTCCTTTCACTGCGAAATCGCAAAGATTCTTTGCTACACCGAAGCCGCCGGGAATAATTAGTGCATCAAGTTCATTTGCAGAAATTTCAGAAATATCAGAAATATTTCCGCGAGCTATGCGTGCGGATTCTACCAAAACATTTCGAGATTCTCCTTTTGTAGTAGTATTGTTTACGTGTTCTACCACATCCATTTGTGATTTATTAGGAGCAATTATTTTTATGTTTGCTCCCTCGTTGTCGAGATGTAATAACGTAAGCACTGCTTCCTGAATCTCACTTCCGTCCTGCCAGCCAGAGCCGGACAAGATCACACCAACTGTTTTGTTTTCATAATTTTTCATTTTTCCTCCGAATTTTTTAATTTTTCTATAAACTTTAGCATCTTTTTATAATGTGAACCTTTCCAATAAATTTTGTTACATTTCTCACAAATTGTGAATTCATTCTGCTGCTCTATTACTTTTTTTGGCAATCTATTCAAAATTTTTTCTTTGTCAATCGTTTGCAATTTTGTATTACACAAAAAACATCTTGAAAATGGTTTCAGATCTTCATAAAGATGAAATCGTGATAATATTTTTCCTAACTGCTTTATCCAATCTGTAGTGGCAAGACAATATCCGTGTGTCAATTCCCTTCTTTTCATCAACTTACGGTTTCTGCTGATGATTATTCTGTGTTCAATTTTCGCTCGTTTTATTAATTGTTCTTCGCTAACTTGATTTGCAAATTCTGTATCAAAACCGAGCATTCTCATATAATGAACGAGTTTATGGAGATTTCCATCCAGAATAAATTTTGTTTTTCGGAGAGGAGATTGCTGCAGATGGGTTGCGTTTTTAATATCAAATGTTTCAAAAACGGGATAAACGCTAATTTCATCATCATTTTTAACGATATAGGAAAAATTCACAGAATTTCTATTCACGATAATCAGGTCAACCTGAGTGTGTGGAACACCAAACGATTCGATCAGATCTTTGACAGATTGGCGGGTTTTTATGGGATGTGTGAATTGTATTTTTCTATTTTGAGGAGGAAGAAAATCGTTCAATTCTTCATAAAATCTTAAATATACTTTTTTCATATTAAAATACTTTTTTACCACGAAATACACTAAAAAACACGAAACAGATTTGAACTTTGAAAATATTTATTATTTATCGTTTTCAGCAAATTAAATCCTGCTAATTTTCACGCAGAGGTTAGTCTATCGCCAAACCTATACTATTTTATTTATCCACGTCGGGGAATGGAATAATTACTTTTATCACTTTTTTACCACGAAATACACGAAAAAACACGAAAAAATCAATCTGATTAAAATACTTTTTTACCACGAAATACACTAAAAAACACGAAA
Encoded proteins:
- a CDS encoding sodium-dependent transporter, encoding MARERWGNRSAFIMAAIGSAIGLGNVWRFPYEAYSNGGGAFFIPYVIALITTGIPLVALEYYLGVRHQTGPSEAYGFIRKHTNYIGWFALGTAGMITAYYAVIMGWSWTFLYHSIGVKWAGVEKEFFHSNILGISDHITNFGGLQWPIIIGLFLTWLSIFLIIFKGVKIVGKVVNWTVGLPWLMLFILIIRGITLKGAGGGLDYYLKPEFSQLLNPNVWLAAYGQIFFSLSLGFGIMIAYASYLPKDSDINTNAWIVSFANCATSFFAGFAVFSILGYLAFHSGVPVDQVVDAGPGLVFVTYPAAIAQLPGGIIAQSIFGILFFIMLLTLGIDSAFSLSEAIVTGLKDSFKIKRETVVLWVCSVGFLIGLFYASRAGLYWLDVVDHWMNWGLVIVGLLEAILIGWFYNTKKVIQDMDSTSAIKFGNLWVFSVKYFTPAILLITIISSIVKEITKPYGGGSYPIWTLMLGGWIMLITILYISIIIQNRNEFTRMKNMIIKIAGGILSYLGFCYSFYLFYSADKIIYPISVLIISIIVAFLTFVERESKNIKEIKKSEIK
- the elbB gene encoding isoprenoid biosynthesis glyoxalase ElbB yields the protein MKNYENKTVGVILSGSGWQDGSEIQEAVLTLLHLDNEGANIKIIAPNKSQMDVVEHVNNTTTKGESRNVLVESARIARGNISDISEISANELDALIIPGGFGVAKNLCDFAVKGADMSVMKSTEDLILEMHKANKSLGFICIAPVLAAKVLGKFKPKLTIGNDLGTAKIIEKLGANHINCPVDEIVYDEVNNVVTTPAYMLGPSISWVSKGIEKLVVKVLELS
- a CDS encoding Mut7-C RNAse domain-containing protein, whose translation is MKKVYLRFYEELNDFLPPQNRKIQFTHPIKTRQSVKDLIESFGVPHTQVDLIIVNRNSVNFSYIVKNDDEISVYPVFETFDIKNATHLQQSPLRKTKFILDGNLHKLVHYMRMLGFDTEFANQVSEEQLIKRAKIEHRIIISRNRKLMKRRELTHGYCLATTDWIKQLGKILSRFHLYEDLKPFSRCFLCNTKLQTIDKEKILNRLPKKVIEQQNEFTICEKCNKIYWKGSHYKKMLKFIEKLKNSEEK